One bacterium genomic region harbors:
- the nrfD gene encoding polysulfide reductase NrfD has product MQFGFVIDQTACIGCHACTVACKTEHDVPLGVDRTWVKYIEKGTWPDTTRSFSVMRCNHCTDAPCVSICPTNALFRREDGIVDFDTSLCIGCKSCMQACPYDALYIDPHDNTAQKCNYCVHRVEVGLEPACVVVCPEGAIISGDVHDPTTPISQMVHGERMLQRSPEQGTAPNLWYRGVEPAGIDPLGAVDPGDGGIWRDPAPSFMTVELTPPAGRSGNGGTGGRPSSRRTKEDLPPRVVYNTDHPMPWGWRVSSYFLTKGISAGIVMVLALSLLAGAGTDSTFARWGAPLIAGIFLALTGVLLVGDLKRPDRFYYLLTKGNPGSWLVKGAWILAAQAAILGLWFVSGLAGAGFLPVLIWAGAVVGLGVAGYTAFLFGQAEGRDLWQSPTLLWHMLAGAFAAGGGAGLLAAPVFDLAPTVQRVFAWALVGGAAALALVAVVEIVSRHPTRNHAAAMHHLTRGAHAREWWLGGQVIGVVIPLVLGAVFLGGAGVPLWVAELGGLAALIGIWFADDAFVRAGQAVPLS; this is encoded by the coding sequence TTGCAGTTCGGCTTCGTCATCGACCAGACGGCGTGCATCGGTTGCCACGCCTGCACCGTGGCGTGCAAGACAGAGCATGACGTCCCGCTGGGAGTGGACCGCACGTGGGTCAAGTACATCGAGAAGGGGACCTGGCCCGACACCACGCGGTCCTTCTCGGTCATGCGGTGCAACCACTGCACCGACGCACCGTGCGTGTCGATCTGCCCCACCAATGCCCTCTTCAGGCGCGAAGACGGGATAGTCGACTTCGACACCAGCCTCTGTATCGGCTGCAAGAGTTGCATGCAGGCCTGTCCCTACGACGCTCTCTACATCGATCCCCACGACAACACCGCCCAGAAGTGCAACTACTGCGTGCATAGGGTGGAGGTCGGGCTCGAACCGGCCTGCGTGGTGGTCTGTCCGGAAGGAGCGATCATCTCGGGGGATGTCCATGACCCGACCACGCCCATCTCGCAAATGGTTCATGGCGAGCGGATGCTCCAGCGGTCCCCGGAGCAGGGCACCGCGCCGAACCTGTGGTACCGGGGAGTCGAGCCGGCCGGTATCGACCCGTTGGGGGCTGTCGACCCTGGCGACGGGGGCATCTGGCGCGATCCGGCGCCGTCGTTCATGACCGTCGAACTGACGCCCCCGGCCGGGCGCAGTGGCAACGGCGGGACAGGGGGCCGACCGTCCTCACGCCGCACTAAGGAGGACCTCCCCCCGCGCGTCGTCTACAACACCGACCACCCGATGCCGTGGGGGTGGCGTGTGTCGAGTTACTTTCTCACCAAAGGCATCTCCGCGGGCATCGTCATGGTCCTGGCGCTCTCGTTGCTGGCCGGCGCCGGCACGGACAGCACCTTCGCTCGGTGGGGAGCCCCCTTGATCGCCGGCATCTTCCTGGCCCTCACCGGTGTCCTGCTGGTGGGGGACCTCAAGCGGCCCGACCGGTTCTATTACCTCCTGACCAAGGGCAACCCCGGATCGTGGCTGGTCAAGGGCGCCTGGATCCTGGCCGCCCAGGCGGCGATCCTCGGCCTCTGGTTCGTGTCCGGGCTAGCCGGCGCAGGCTTCCTCCCCGTACTCATCTGGGCGGGGGCGGTCGTCGGTCTGGGCGTGGCCGGCTACACCGCCTTCCTGTTCGGCCAGGCCGAGGGCCGGGATCTCTGGCAGAGCCCGACGCTGCTGTGGCACATGCTGGCCGGCGCTTTCGCGGCGGGTGGTGGCGCGGGACTGCTGGCCGCGCCGGTGTTCGATCTGGCGCCGACGGTCCAGCGGGTGTTCGCCTGGGCCCTCGTCGGCGGCGCCGCGGCGCTGGCGCTTGTCGCGGTGGTGGAAATCGTCTCGCGGCACCCGACCCGTAACCATGCCGCCGCGATGCACCACCTGACGAGGGGCGCCCATGCGAGGGAGTGGTGGCTCGGTGGCCAGGTGATCGGGGTGGTCATACCCCTGGTGCTGGGAGCGGTCTTCCTGGGCGGCGCCGGCGTTCCGCTCTGGGTGGCCGAGTTGGGTGGCCTGGCGGCTCTGATCGGGATCTGGTTCGCGGACGATGCGTTCGTCAGGGCGGGCCAGGCGGTGCCGCTGTCGTGA
- a CDS encoding nuclear transport factor 2 family protein, with the protein MDALRQLQAIEDIKRLKARYCRFVDLNRREELRHLFTDDIVYEFQGWKKGRGADSFAGSAEDFANRHSFHRVSMPDIKILSETTARGIWAMVDIIEYPEASGYTSSRGYGYYHEEYRKVDGVWRISSLLLVRHRVEELGSRHTGG; encoded by the coding sequence ATGGACGCTCTAAGGCAACTGCAGGCGATCGAAGACATCAAGCGCCTCAAGGCCCGCTACTGCCGCTTCGTGGACCTGAACCGCCGGGAAGAACTACGCCACCTGTTCACCGACGATATCGTCTACGAGTTCCAGGGCTGGAAGAAGGGCCGGGGTGCGGACAGCTTTGCCGGCTCCGCCGAAGACTTCGCCAACCGCCACTCCTTCCACCGGGTTTCCATGCCCGACATCAAGATACTCTCAGAGACCACCGCGCGGGGCATCTGGGCAATGGTGGACATCATCGAGTACCCGGAAGCCTCGGGGTATACCAGCTCTCGAGGATACGGCTACTACCACGAGGAATACCGCAAGGTCGATGGCGTCTGGCGGATCTCTTCTCTTCTGCTGGTCCGCCACCGCGTCGAAGAACTGGGCTCGCGCCACACCGGCGGGTGA
- a CDS encoding amidohydrolase, translating to MAVKSIIGGAVITMDPDRRIIDDGVVVVEDQHISAVGPAYEVRPPRGSRIIDASGMAVLPGLINCHTHVPQILLRGYAANEGRRVWDWLTNVVHPGLAAYGPDDIRTAARLYSVEAIRSGMTCFVDNEDAWPDDTVGSIGQAIAAYSEAGVRAMVARMMFDEQPDHLGDMIRSLRQKEPQVVHVDNWRPTDRLLSDLDRLIRTYNGTAGGRIQVWPSPVGTLVCSDTMFETSRRLARDNGTMWTIHLVQGPAGVENPGPSSTEDLLARGHLDRRLLAGHCVGLSPRDIRILRDADVKGCTQVVSNCFLAMGVAPVPDLLRAGMPLAVGTDDVNCNGTVNLFSDMKTLVLVHRALADDPAALTADQALEMATINGARAVGMEKEIGSIEAGKRADIILVDLGHAQTTPTHHLPSAMVFQTYGNEVDTVLIDGDIVMRNRQLSWITAVEERSLYRDAAERSAAISARAGIRSR from the coding sequence ATGGCGGTGAAGTCGATCATCGGCGGAGCCGTGATCACCATGGATCCGGACCGCCGGATCATCGATGACGGCGTGGTCGTGGTCGAGGACCAGCACATCTCTGCGGTGGGTCCGGCATACGAGGTCCGCCCACCCCGTGGTTCCCGGATCATCGACGCCTCGGGGATGGCGGTGCTTCCGGGGCTGATCAACTGCCATACCCACGTCCCGCAGATCCTCCTGCGTGGATATGCGGCCAACGAGGGCCGCCGGGTATGGGACTGGTTGACCAACGTGGTGCATCCGGGGCTGGCGGCGTACGGGCCGGACGACATCCGCACGGCCGCGCGGCTCTACTCCGTCGAGGCGATCCGTTCCGGTATGACCTGCTTCGTCGACAACGAGGACGCGTGGCCCGACGACACCGTGGGCTCTATCGGCCAGGCGATCGCCGCCTACTCCGAGGCCGGGGTCCGGGCGATGGTGGCCCGGATGATGTTCGACGAGCAACCCGACCATCTGGGCGACATGATCCGCTCCTTGCGGCAAAAGGAGCCCCAGGTCGTCCATGTCGACAACTGGCGTCCCACCGACCGGTTGCTCTCTGACTTGGACCGCTTGATCCGAACCTACAACGGCACGGCCGGGGGAAGGATCCAGGTGTGGCCTTCCCCCGTGGGCACTCTCGTCTGCTCCGACACCATGTTCGAGACCAGCCGCCGCCTGGCCCGCGACAACGGCACGATGTGGACCATCCACCTGGTGCAGGGACCGGCCGGGGTCGAGAACCCTGGTCCGAGCAGCACCGAGGACCTCCTCGCCCGGGGACATCTCGACCGCCGTCTCCTGGCCGGACACTGCGTCGGCCTCAGCCCGAGGGACATCCGGATCCTCCGGGACGCCGACGTAAAAGGCTGCACCCAGGTGGTGTCCAATTGCTTCCTGGCCATGGGGGTTGCCCCGGTCCCCGATCTGTTGCGGGCCGGGATGCCGCTCGCCGTCGGCACCGACGACGTGAACTGCAACGGAACGGTGAACCTCTTCTCGGATATGAAGACGCTCGTCCTCGTCCACCGGGCGCTGGCAGACGACCCGGCGGCCCTGACAGCCGATCAGGCGCTGGAGATGGCGACCATCAACGGCGCCCGTGCGGTCGGGATGGAGAAGGAGATCGGCTCCATCGAAGCCGGAAAGCGGGCCGACATCATCCTGGTCGACCTCGGCCACGCCCAGACAACACCCACCCACCACCTACCCTCGGCAATGGTCTTCCAGACGTACGGGAACGAGGTCGACACCGTGCTCATCGATGGCGACATCGTGATGAGGAACCGTCAACTCAGCTGGATAACAGCGGTAGAGGAACGCTCCCTGTACCGGGACGCCGCCGAGCGGTCCGCCGCGATCAGCGCACGTGCCGGAATCCGGTCACGCTAG
- a CDS encoding ABC transporter ATP-binding protein gives MQPLVEATDLTKRFGDFTAVDSIGFSVASGEVFGFLGPNGAGKSSTMRMIGAVSPVTSGRLRVFGLDPATDGRRIRSRLGVVPQDDSLDMELSVEENLYIYGRYYDLPRREIRARIEELIDFAQLGEHRASRVDPLSGGMKRRLTIARGLINRPDLLLLDEPTTGLDPQARHVLWDRLYRLKQDGVTQIITTHYMDEAEQLCDRLVIMDRGRIVAEGSPRGLIETHSTREVLEVRFPVGELEPAGPTLRKTADRVELLADRALLYTSDADSALGEVHRLGLQPESALVRRSTLEDVFLKLTGRTLVD, from the coding sequence ATGCAACCACTTGTAGAAGCCACCGATCTGACCAAGCGTTTCGGTGACTTCACCGCAGTCGACTCGATCGGCTTCTCCGTCGCCTCCGGAGAGGTGTTCGGCTTCCTCGGGCCCAACGGCGCAGGCAAGAGCTCCACCATGCGGATGATCGGCGCCGTCTCGCCCGTGACGTCCGGACGGCTAAGGGTGTTCGGTCTCGATCCGGCGACCGACGGCAGGCGCATCCGGTCCCGCCTGGGGGTGGTGCCCCAGGACGACTCGCTCGACATGGAACTGAGCGTGGAGGAGAACCTGTACATCTACGGCCGGTACTACGACCTCCCCCGCCGCGAGATCCGGGCGCGTATCGAGGAGTTGATCGACTTCGCCCAGCTCGGAGAGCACCGTGCGTCGCGGGTGGACCCGCTCTCGGGCGGGATGAAGCGGCGCCTCACCATCGCCAGGGGCCTGATCAACCGTCCCGACCTCCTGCTCCTCGACGAGCCGACCACGGGGCTCGACCCCCAGGCCCGGCACGTGTTGTGGGATCGCCTCTACCGCCTCAAGCAGGACGGCGTGACCCAGATCATCACCACCCACTACATGGACGAGGCCGAGCAGCTGTGTGATCGGCTGGTGATCATGGACCGGGGCCGCATCGTCGCCGAGGGGTCGCCCCGGGGTCTCATCGAGACCCACTCGACCCGCGAGGTGTTGGAGGTGCGCTTCCCGGTCGGAGAGTTGGAGCCGGCCGGGCCTACGCTCCGGAAGACGGCCGATCGGGTCGAGTTGCTGGCCGATCGAGCGCTTCTCTACACCTCCGATGCCGACTCGGCTCTGGGAGAGGTGCACCGGCTCGGCCTCCAGCCTGAGAGCGCGTTGGTGCGCCGGAGCACGCTTGAGGACGTCTTCCTCAAGCTGACCGGCCGCACCCTGGTCGACTGA